In one window of Mercurialis annua linkage group LG4, ddMerAnnu1.2, whole genome shotgun sequence DNA:
- the LOC126676593 gene encoding GDSL esterase/lipase At5g37690 — MEILFHKLVTLVCALIFVAGKLTSVADNAASTVTYVFGDSLTEVGNNNFLQYSLARSDYPWYGVDFSGGQATGRFTNGRTIGDIISEKLGISSPPPYLSLSKNDDALLNGVNYASGGAGILNDTGLYFIQRLSFDDQIDYFNNTKEVIKAKIGDEAANKLTNEALYFIGIGSNDYVNNFLQPFLTDGQQYTHDEFLELLISTLHQQLTRLHQLGTRKMIFHGLGPLGCIPSQRVKSKKGQCLKGVNEWVLEFNSKVQNLISSLNQKLPNAKFLFADTYGDVLDLINNPTSYGFKISNTSCCNVDTTIGGLCLPNSKLCNNRKDYVFWDAFHPSDAANQILADKFFKLLFSNPNSTKNLIL; from the exons ATGGAAATATTATTTCATAAGCTAGTAACTTTAGTTTGTGCATTAATTTTTGTTGCAGGAAAATTAACAAGTGTGGCTGATAATGCTGCATCAACTGTTACATATGTGTTTGGTGATTCTTTGACAGAAGTTGGAAACAACAACTTCCTTCAGTATTCTCTTGCAAGGTCCGATTATCCGTGGTACGGGGTTGATTTTTCCGGCGGGCAGGCCACCGGAAGATTCACTAATGGCAGGACTATTGGTGATATAATAT CTGAGAAGCTTGGGATTTCATCACCACCACCTTACCTATCATTGTCAAAGAATGATGATGCATTACTAAATGGGGTTAATTATGCATCCGGTGGAGCTGGAATCCTTAATGACACTGGACTTTATTTT ATTCAGAGATTATCTTTTGATGATCAGATAGATTATTTTAACAACACCAAAGAAGTCATCAAAGCTAAAATAGGAGATGAAGCTGCAAACAAACTTACCAATGAGGCTCTATACTTCATTGGAATTG GCAGTAATGACTACGTAAATAATTTCTTGCAACCATTTTTAACCGATGGCCAACAATACACACATGATGAATTTCTTGAACTCCTAATTTCCACATTACATCAGCAACTTACA AGACTACACCAACTAGGTACAAGAAAAATGATATTCCATGGGCTGGGGCCTCTAGGGTGCATTCCTTCTCAAAGAgtgaaatcaaaaaaagggcAATGCTTAAAAGGAGTGAATGAATGGGTTTTGGAATTCAATTCAAAAGTTCAAAACCTAATTTCCTCTCTAAATCAAAAGCTTCCTAATGCCAAATTCTTATTTGCAGACACTTATGGAGATGttttggatttgatcaacaaccCAACTTCTTATG GTTTCAAGATTTCAAACACTTCATGTTGCAATGTGGACACAACAATAGGAGGATTATGCTTGCCCAATTCAAAACTATGCAACAACCGCAAAGATTATGTGTTTTGGGATGCATTTCATCCTTCAGATGCAGCTAATCAAATCCTAGCTGA
- the LOC126676502 gene encoding uncharacterized protein LOC126676502, with protein MSVSCGFEYVVVFGCVRWAWKRCTYVGSDDSESWPLATPEEFEPVPRICSLILAVYESDIENPQYSPNLDPNSFVKRVTYQQTQGRSPPYIIYVDHEFKEIVLAIRGLNLAKESDYKTLLDNKLGRQMFDGGYVHHGLLKSAVWLLNEESETLKNLWIENGREYSLVFAGHSLGSGVASLLTIIVVNHRDRLGGIPKEKIRCYAVAPARCMSLNLAVKYADVINSIILQDDFLPRTPTPLEDIFKSIFCLPCLLFLVCLRDTFVPEGRKLRDPRRLYAPGRMYHIVERKFCRCGRFPPEVRTAIPVDGRFEHILLSCNTTSDHAILWIKRESEKAVQIMKESHDSTMTTPPKVPRFERKQTHENEHKAALQRAVTLNIPHAEESQAGPSYDEEGSECASETKSRPISARTNWNQLVDQLLTESKNIKTASKAGREME; from the exons ATGTCAGTCTCATGTGGGTTCGAGTATGTCGTAGTTTTCGGATGCGTGAGATGGGCATGGAAACGCTGCACTTACGTGGGCTCAGACGACAGTGAGTCATGGCCATTAGCCACCCCAGAAGAATTCGAACCAGTCCCAAGAATCTGCAGTCTAATCCTCGCAGTTTACGAATCAGACATCGAAAATCCTCAGTACTCACCAAATCTCGATCCAAACTCCTTTGTCAAACGTGTCACTTACCAGCAAACTCAGGGCCGTTCACCTCCTTACATAATCTACGTCGACCATGAATTCAAAGAGATAGTTCTGGCCATCCGTGGCTTGAATTTGGCCAAAGAGAGTGACTATAAAACGTTGCTGGATAACAAACTGGGCCGCCAGATGTTTGATGGAGGTTATGTTCATCATGGTCTGTTGAAATCTGCTGTGTGGCTTTTGAATGAGGAGAGTGAGACGCTGAAGAATTTGTGGATTGAGAATGGGAGAGAGTATAGTTTGGTTTTTGCTGGACATTCTTTAGGGTCTGGAGTGGCATCTTTGCTGACTATTATTGTGGTGAATCATAGAGATCGGTTGGGTGGTATTCCTAAGGAGAAAATTAGGTGTTATGCTGTGGCTCCGGCTAGATGTATGTCACTTAACTTGGCTGTTAAGTATGCTGATGTTATTAATTCCATTATTTTGCAG GATGATTTCTTACCAAGAACACCTACTCCATTGGAGGACATATTTAAGTCAATCTTCTG CTTGCCCTGCTTGTTATTTTTGGTTTGCTTGAGGGACACCTTCGTACCAGAAGGAAGGAAGCTTAGAGATCCAAGAAGACTCTATGCACCTGGACGAATGTATCACATTGTAGAGAGAAAGTTTTGCAG GTGTGGGAGATTCCCGCCAGAGGTGAGAACTGCTATTCCTGTAGATGGAAGGTTTGAACACATATTGTTATCATGCAACACGACATCGGATCATGCAATCCTTTGGATAAAAAGAGAGTCGGAGAAGGCCGTTCAG ATAATGAAGGAAAGCCATGACTCTACCATGACAACACCTCCGAAAGTGCCGAGATTCGAGAGAAAGCAGACTCATGAAAATGAACATAAGGCTGCATTACAAAGAGCTGTCACTTTGAACATCCCCCATGCTGAAGAATCACAGGCAGGGCCTTCCTACGATGAAGAAGGAAGCGAATGTGCTTCGGAAACTAAATCACGACCAATTAGTGCACGGACAAACTGGAATCAACTGGTTGATCAACTGTTAACCGAGTCCAAGAATATTAAAACTGCTTCAAAAGCAGGGAGAGAAATGGAGTAA
- the LOC126676503 gene encoding THO complex subunit 4D isoform X2 yields MATSVDMSLDDIIKKNKERGRGRGRGMARPGPVRGRGRGRGGSFNGGRMAGVRKGPLSVNARPSQFSIAKPARRIRNLPWQHDLLEDSIRAAGITGVEVGTKLYVSNLDPGVSNEDIRELFAEIGDLKRYAVHYDKNGRPGGSAEVVYTRRSDAFAALKKYNNVLLDGKPMKIEIVGVSGDTPFSARVNVTGINGRRKRTVVMTPGLGRGRGSAPTNRGAGRGGLRNGGRGRGQLRGGRGQGRLGRGKKPPADKSVDELDKELDNYHAEAMQT; encoded by the exons GTCGTGGTATGGCACGACCTGGCCCTGTCCGTGGACGTGGCCGTGGCCGAGGTGGGTCTTTTAATGGTGGAAGAATGGCAGGAGTTCGTAAAGGTCCTCTTTCAGTGAATGCCCGGCCATCACAGTTCTCAATTGCAAAG CCTGCTCGCAGAATCAGGAACTTGCCTTGGCAACATGATTTGCTTGAAGATAGCATTAGAGCTGCAGGGATTACTGGAGTAGAAGTTGGTACCAAGTTGTATGTTTCAAACTTGGACCCTGGAGTCTCCAATGAAGATATAAGG GAGCTTTTTGCTGAGATTGGGGATCTGAAGCGATATGCTGTTCACTATGACAAAAATGGTCGCCCTGGG GGATCTGCTGAAGTAGTTTATACAAGAAGAAGTGACGCATTTGCTGCGCTTAAAAAGTATAACAATGTACTTTTAGATGGGAAGCCCATGAAAATTGAGATTGTGGGTGTCAGTGGAGACACTCCCTTCTCAGCTCGAGTTAATGTAACTGGAATAAATGGAAGGAGGAAGCGGACTGTTGTCATGAC GCCTGGACTAGGTCGTGGAAGAGGCTCTGCTCCAACTAATCGTGGTGCTGG TCGTGGGGGTCTGAGAAATGGTGGTCGGGGTCGTGGCCAACTTCGTGGTGGTCGTGGCCAAGGTCGTCTTGGTCGTGGAAAGAAGCCACCTGCTGATAAATCGGTTGATGAGCTTGACAAAGAGTTGGATAACTATCACGCTGAAGCTATGCAGACTTAA
- the LOC126676503 gene encoding THO complex subunit 4D isoform X1 has product MATSVDMSLDDIIKKNKERGRGRGRGMARPGPVRGRGRGRGGSFNGGRMAGVRKGPLSVNARPSQFSIAKPARRIRNLPWQHDLLEDSIRAAGITGVEVGTKLYVSNLDPGVSNEDIRELFAEIGDLKRYAVHYDKNGRPGGSAEVVYTRRSDAFAALKKYNNVLLDGKPMKIEIVGVSGDTPFSARVNVTGINGRRKRTVVMTPGLGRGRGSAPTNRGAGSRGGLRNGGRGRGQLRGGRGQGRLGRGKKPPADKSVDELDKELDNYHAEAMQT; this is encoded by the exons GTCGTGGTATGGCACGACCTGGCCCTGTCCGTGGACGTGGCCGTGGCCGAGGTGGGTCTTTTAATGGTGGAAGAATGGCAGGAGTTCGTAAAGGTCCTCTTTCAGTGAATGCCCGGCCATCACAGTTCTCAATTGCAAAG CCTGCTCGCAGAATCAGGAACTTGCCTTGGCAACATGATTTGCTTGAAGATAGCATTAGAGCTGCAGGGATTACTGGAGTAGAAGTTGGTACCAAGTTGTATGTTTCAAACTTGGACCCTGGAGTCTCCAATGAAGATATAAGG GAGCTTTTTGCTGAGATTGGGGATCTGAAGCGATATGCTGTTCACTATGACAAAAATGGTCGCCCTGGG GGATCTGCTGAAGTAGTTTATACAAGAAGAAGTGACGCATTTGCTGCGCTTAAAAAGTATAACAATGTACTTTTAGATGGGAAGCCCATGAAAATTGAGATTGTGGGTGTCAGTGGAGACACTCCCTTCTCAGCTCGAGTTAATGTAACTGGAATAAATGGAAGGAGGAAGCGGACTGTTGTCATGAC GCCTGGACTAGGTCGTGGAAGAGGCTCTGCTCCAACTAATCGTGGTGCTGG CAGTCGTGGGGGTCTGAGAAATGGTGGTCGGGGTCGTGGCCAACTTCGTGGTGGTCGTGGCCAAGGTCGTCTTGGTCGTGGAAAGAAGCCACCTGCTGATAAATCGGTTGATGAGCTTGACAAAGAGTTGGATAACTATCACGCTGAAGCTATGCAGACTTAA
- the LOC126676503 gene encoding THO complex subunit 4D isoform X3 — protein sequence MWNFYNPARRIRNLPWQHDLLEDSIRAAGITGVEVGTKLYVSNLDPGVSNEDIRELFAEIGDLKRYAVHYDKNGRPGGSAEVVYTRRSDAFAALKKYNNVLLDGKPMKIEIVGVSGDTPFSARVNVTGINGRRKRTVVMTPGLGRGRGSAPTNRGAGSRGGLRNGGRGRGQLRGGRGQGRLGRGKKPPADKSVDELDKELDNYHAEAMQT from the exons ATGTGGAATTTCTACAAT CCTGCTCGCAGAATCAGGAACTTGCCTTGGCAACATGATTTGCTTGAAGATAGCATTAGAGCTGCAGGGATTACTGGAGTAGAAGTTGGTACCAAGTTGTATGTTTCAAACTTGGACCCTGGAGTCTCCAATGAAGATATAAGG GAGCTTTTTGCTGAGATTGGGGATCTGAAGCGATATGCTGTTCACTATGACAAAAATGGTCGCCCTGGG GGATCTGCTGAAGTAGTTTATACAAGAAGAAGTGACGCATTTGCTGCGCTTAAAAAGTATAACAATGTACTTTTAGATGGGAAGCCCATGAAAATTGAGATTGTGGGTGTCAGTGGAGACACTCCCTTCTCAGCTCGAGTTAATGTAACTGGAATAAATGGAAGGAGGAAGCGGACTGTTGTCATGAC GCCTGGACTAGGTCGTGGAAGAGGCTCTGCTCCAACTAATCGTGGTGCTGG CAGTCGTGGGGGTCTGAGAAATGGTGGTCGGGGTCGTGGCCAACTTCGTGGTGGTCGTGGCCAAGGTCGTCTTGGTCGTGGAAAGAAGCCACCTGCTGATAAATCGGTTGATGAGCTTGACAAAGAGTTGGATAACTATCACGCTGAAGCTATGCAGACTTAA